ATTAACACATATAACATGTTTAAATGCATTAGCGATTGTAGGAAACGAACTAATTAATGAAAATTATTTAGCGAAGTCACAGCAACCAGATTCGGTTAGGATTGCTAATAAACTAGTTAATTTAGGGGAGATTGATTGGTCTGCAACTGGAGACTTAAAATTTGTTAAGGGAGTGGCCGGAACCAAGTTGCTTGCGGGAGATATTAGAAACTGTATTAAATAAATCAGTATAATTATTCAACGCATGTCTCTCAAAGCAACGTGTGCAGACAAGGCGGCAATGGAAAACTTCTTTGGCTTACTAAAACAGGAAATGTAAATACATCAAAAGATGACATGCAATAATTAGCTTATGCTTTAGTTTAAATTATACAAACGATGATATAACATCTATATCTACTGATATTTCAGATATAGATGTTATATCGTTGTATTCGATTTAACAGGCTTCTTGCCCCCAAATCGCAATTAGGTTTCCCGCCAAAATTTCCACCAGGATTTTTTCTTCTCTTCCTCTGCAGCTAATTGTCTTCTTGTTTCCATTGATTCTTTTAAAGCCAACATCAACTTCTTATCTCTTTCATCAATACTATTTTCAATATAGTTTTGCTGCTTTTCTAATTGTTCCAACAGTTTTTGATTGAACTGCATTTGATTATTTTTAAATGTCTCAAACACTTCTAATAACTTACTGTAATCAGGGTTTGCTATAGGTGCTGCATCTGTTATATCGTCTATGTCAGATTCTAATATGGCTTTCACCGCTTGACTCAAAGTTAACGATCCTGAATTTTTAAGCGTTACAATTTCCTTTATTACCTCTACATCTTTTGGATAAAAGACACGATGCCCTACTGAATTTTTATTAAATTCATATTGCTGCTTTTGCATTAATGCACAATATTTCCTCAGCGTACTTTCCTGGACACCCAGCATTTTACTTACCGTAACAGTGTCATAAATAAGTTCCCCACCAATTGTTTTATCAGATATATCCGATATAAAATTTATATTCGATGTATCAGACATAACATATCACCCCCTCTAATACATACAATTCGTAAAAACTCACTACATTCCTTTATAAATCGTTCTACAAAATAAGACATATCAGATATATCAGGTATAACTGATGTAAATAATATAATCAGCACGTAAGCTCAGTGAATAAGTGCGTTTCGTTGAATTAAAAAGCATGAGTCCGATACAATATCGAACTCATGCCTCACAGGTTACCTGAAATAATCGCGCCTAACTTTTGGGGGCCACTACCCTCTTACTCCACTTAAACCATAAGCCCTTTAAATAAATTACCAATAAATCCTTTGAAGTCTTATTCAATTAAATGGGCGCGATTGTTGAGTAACACAAGAAGAAAATAATTATACTTTTTTATAAAAAACTAACTTATAACTATTAAGGGAGAATCCGTTTTGAACAATACTTTTTCAAATGGATTCTTTTTTATTTGTTATAAAATAAGGAATTAAGGAGTATTTTGTTCAAACTTTATTTCAAAGCTACAAAAAACTGTTTTCTAAGTTAGTTGTAAACTAGTTTATTTCTAAATATTTTAGAAATAAGTAAGCTAGCTTTTTTCGATACAAATTGATGAAATGGTATTGTTAGCAATTTAACAAATAATTCCTTTCCTTTAAATACAAAAATACCATTTTAATATAATAAAAACTCCCCTTATCAAAATTGAAA
Above is a window of Solibacillus sp. FSL W7-1436 DNA encoding:
- a CDS encoding DUF3967 domain-containing protein, translated to MSDTSNINFISDISDKTIGGELIYDTVTVSKMLGVQESTLRKYCALMQKQQYEFNKNSVGHRVFYPKDVEVIKEIVTLKNSGSLTLSQAVKAILESDIDDITDAAPIANPDYSKLLEVFETFKNNQMQFNQKLLEQLEKQQNYIENSIDERDKKLMLALKESMETRRQLAAEEEKKKSWWKFWRET